A part of Neodiprion pinetum isolate iyNeoPine1 chromosome 4, iyNeoPine1.2, whole genome shotgun sequence genomic DNA contains:
- the Nsun5 gene encoding 28S rRNA (cytosine-C(5))-methyltransferase isoform X1 has protein sequence MSGVFEHSIKVPRLYKTVAKIVQTVREDGASLKQLVYLKQHPNIKALYALALTSLQHASQLDQLIRRTKILVNEPRLDPWLARVLITELLWGKKHLSSECKPVLTVLAYEKSLKDELKNTESFVNPENKLKVEKPRYVRVNTLSMSVEEAIESFKEEGWRQLHRSKDYVEFIESVSKLSGAAFIQDIHVPELLIFPAKTQFYNHAGYISGSIILQDKASCLPAYLLDARPGSTVLDMCAAPGMKTTHLAAMLNNKGKIYAVEIDKRRYQTLCEIVASTNSHCVETINADVMTLDARQCHDVEYILVDPSCSGSGMLDRLDVDSNTEKCAPGRLKNLQSFQVIILRHALLNFPKAKRIVYSTCSLYPEENEQVIDDVISQVGDAYKLVSAKTLMNENWLNYSSTDYNCKDNCLYARPETDLSNGFFVAVFERNFDAPLPDIKRKKNKLGADTIKGQNGVESSEIQSNKKDKKKKQKHSNEHASSNENGGATVTLGSEEITADYGTVIQGGTDVVRKKKKKRAKDFDVAKNAGAEENSQNDCDKVNKTEEKISKRKHKHSGSVETIVENCDELSTKKKKCKKSRTEDKEIDSDAFRGEEESVKKKAKKSKKQRDRVETEDDAENESKHKVSNDQVDKTAESADSASRKKRKKRKV, from the exons ATGTCGGGCGTATTCGAACACTCGATAAAAGTACCGAGGCTTTACAAAACCGTTGCTAAAATTGTACAAACTGTTAGGGAGGACGGTGCCAGCCTCAAACAGTTAGTTTATCTCAAACAGCATCCC AATATTAAGGCGTTGTATGCTCTCGCGCTCACGAGTCTCCAGCACGCTTCTCAACTGGATCAGCTTATTCGTCGAACAAAGATACTGGTAAACGAGCCCCGACTTGACCCATGGCTAGCCAGAGTTTTGATCACTGAATTATTGTGGGGAAAAAAGCACTTGAGCTCAGAATGCAAGCCAGTGTTAACGGTTCTTGCCTATGAGAAATCATTGAAGGATGAGCTAAAGAATACAGAGTCATTTGTAAACCCTGAGAATAAGCTAAAAG ttGAAAAGCCAAGATATGTCAGAGTCAATACATTGTCGATGTCCGTGGAAGAGGCGATCGAGTCTTTCAAAGAAGAAGGATGGCGTCAATTGCACAGGAGCAAAGATTATGTCGAGTTTATCGAGTCTGTGTCAAAGCTGAGCGGTGCGGCATTCATCCAAGACATACACGTCCCGGAATTGTTGATATTTCCGGCAAAAACGCAATTCTACAACCACGCCGGCTACATTAGCGGGTCAATAATCTTACAGGACaag GCAAGTTGCTTGCCAGCCTATCTACTCGATGCTCGGCCAGGATCTACTGTACTTGACATGTGCGCTGCGCCAGGAATGAAGACAACGCATTTAGCTGCGATGCTCAATAATAAAGG AAAGATCTACGCGGTGGAAATCGACAAACGAAGGTATCAGACGCTCTGTGAAATAGTCGCATCGACAAACTCTCATTGCGTAGAAACCATCAATGCCGATGTAATGACGCTGGACGCCCGACAATGCCACGATGTTGAATATATTTTGGTAGATCCAAGCTGTTCTGGTTCAG GAATGCTCGACAGACTGGACGTCGACTCCAATACCGAAAAATGCGCACCCGGAAGATTAAAGAATCTACAGTCGTTTCAGGTGATAATACTTCGTCATGCTCTCCTAAATTTTCCCAAGGCAAAGCGGattgtttattcaacttgTTCTCTCTATCCCGAAGAGAACGAACAGGTCATCGACGACGTTATATCCCAGGTTGGCGATGCGTACAAACTAGTATCAGCGAAAACACTTATGAATGAGAACTGGCTAAATTACAGTTCGACAGATTATAATTGTAAGGATAATTGCTTGTATGCTAGACCCGAGACTGACTTGAGTAACGGTTTTTTCGTGGCTGTTTTTGAGAGGAATTTTGACGCTCCGTTACCAGATATTAAACGCAAAAAGAATAAACTTGGAGCTGATACAATCAAAGGACAAAACGGTGTGGAGTCAAGTGAAATTCAATCTAACaagaaagataagaaaaagaagcaGAAGCACTCCAATGAACATGCGTCGAGTAATGAAAACGGTGGCGCAACTGTTACGCTGGGAAGTGAGGAAATCACTGCCGATTACGGAACAGTTATTCAAGGAGGAACAGACGTGgtacgaaagaagaaaaagaagcgaGCAAAGGACTTTGACGTAGCAAAGAACGCAGGTGCAGAAGAAAATTCTCAGAATGATTGCGACAAAGTTAACAAAACTGAAGAAAAGATATCAAAacgcaaacacaaacacagcGGTAGCGTGGAaacaattgtagaaaattgcGACGAGTTGtcgacgaagaaaaagaaatgtaagAAATCGCGAACGGAAGACAAAGAAATTGACTCGGATGCATTtcgaggagaagaagaaagtgTTAAAAAGAAggcaaaaaaatcaaagaaacaaCGCGATCGTGTAGAAACTGAAGACGATGCGGAAAATGAATCGAAACACAAGGTATCCAACGATCAAGTTGACAAAACTGCCGAGAGCGCAGACTCAGCGTCTCGcaaaaaacgtaaaaagagaaaagtttGA
- the Nsun5 gene encoding 28S rRNA (cytosine-C(5))-methyltransferase isoform X2 has protein sequence MSGVFEHSIKVPRLYKTVAKIVQTVREDGASLKQLVYLKQHPNIKALYALALTSLQHASQLDQLIRRTKILVNEPRLDPWLARVLITELLWGKKHLSSECKPVLTVLAYEKSLKDELKNTESFVNPENKLKVEKPRYVRVNTLSMSVEEAIESFKEEGWRQLHRSKDYVEFIESVSKLSGAAFIQDIHVPELLIFPAKTQFYNHAGYISGSIILQDKASCLPAYLLDARPGSTVLDMCAAPGMKTTHLAAMLNNKGKIYAVEIDKRRYQTLCEIVASTNSHCVETINADVMTLDARQCHDVEYILVDPSCSGSGMLDRLDVDSNTEKCAPGRLKNLQSFQVIDDVISQVGDAYKLVSAKTLMNENWLNYSSTDYNCKDNCLYARPETDLSNGFFVAVFERNFDAPLPDIKRKKNKLGADTIKGQNGVESSEIQSNKKDKKKKQKHSNEHASSNENGGATVTLGSEEITADYGTVIQGGTDVVRKKKKKRAKDFDVAKNAGAEENSQNDCDKVNKTEEKISKRKHKHSGSVETIVENCDELSTKKKKCKKSRTEDKEIDSDAFRGEEESVKKKAKKSKKQRDRVETEDDAENESKHKVSNDQVDKTAESADSASRKKRKKRKV, from the exons ATGTCGGGCGTATTCGAACACTCGATAAAAGTACCGAGGCTTTACAAAACCGTTGCTAAAATTGTACAAACTGTTAGGGAGGACGGTGCCAGCCTCAAACAGTTAGTTTATCTCAAACAGCATCCC AATATTAAGGCGTTGTATGCTCTCGCGCTCACGAGTCTCCAGCACGCTTCTCAACTGGATCAGCTTATTCGTCGAACAAAGATACTGGTAAACGAGCCCCGACTTGACCCATGGCTAGCCAGAGTTTTGATCACTGAATTATTGTGGGGAAAAAAGCACTTGAGCTCAGAATGCAAGCCAGTGTTAACGGTTCTTGCCTATGAGAAATCATTGAAGGATGAGCTAAAGAATACAGAGTCATTTGTAAACCCTGAGAATAAGCTAAAAG ttGAAAAGCCAAGATATGTCAGAGTCAATACATTGTCGATGTCCGTGGAAGAGGCGATCGAGTCTTTCAAAGAAGAAGGATGGCGTCAATTGCACAGGAGCAAAGATTATGTCGAGTTTATCGAGTCTGTGTCAAAGCTGAGCGGTGCGGCATTCATCCAAGACATACACGTCCCGGAATTGTTGATATTTCCGGCAAAAACGCAATTCTACAACCACGCCGGCTACATTAGCGGGTCAATAATCTTACAGGACaag GCAAGTTGCTTGCCAGCCTATCTACTCGATGCTCGGCCAGGATCTACTGTACTTGACATGTGCGCTGCGCCAGGAATGAAGACAACGCATTTAGCTGCGATGCTCAATAATAAAGG AAAGATCTACGCGGTGGAAATCGACAAACGAAGGTATCAGACGCTCTGTGAAATAGTCGCATCGACAAACTCTCATTGCGTAGAAACCATCAATGCCGATGTAATGACGCTGGACGCCCGACAATGCCACGATGTTGAATATATTTTGGTAGATCCAAGCTGTTCTGGTTCAG GAATGCTCGACAGACTGGACGTCGACTCCAATACCGAAAAATGCGCACCCGGAAGATTAAAGAATCTACAGTCGTTTCAG GTCATCGACGACGTTATATCCCAGGTTGGCGATGCGTACAAACTAGTATCAGCGAAAACACTTATGAATGAGAACTGGCTAAATTACAGTTCGACAGATTATAATTGTAAGGATAATTGCTTGTATGCTAGACCCGAGACTGACTTGAGTAACGGTTTTTTCGTGGCTGTTTTTGAGAGGAATTTTGACGCTCCGTTACCAGATATTAAACGCAAAAAGAATAAACTTGGAGCTGATACAATCAAAGGACAAAACGGTGTGGAGTCAAGTGAAATTCAATCTAACaagaaagataagaaaaagaagcaGAAGCACTCCAATGAACATGCGTCGAGTAATGAAAACGGTGGCGCAACTGTTACGCTGGGAAGTGAGGAAATCACTGCCGATTACGGAACAGTTATTCAAGGAGGAACAGACGTGgtacgaaagaagaaaaagaagcgaGCAAAGGACTTTGACGTAGCAAAGAACGCAGGTGCAGAAGAAAATTCTCAGAATGATTGCGACAAAGTTAACAAAACTGAAGAAAAGATATCAAAacgcaaacacaaacacagcGGTAGCGTGGAaacaattgtagaaaattgcGACGAGTTGtcgacgaagaaaaagaaatgtaagAAATCGCGAACGGAAGACAAAGAAATTGACTCGGATGCATTtcgaggagaagaagaaagtgTTAAAAAGAAggcaaaaaaatcaaagaaacaaCGCGATCGTGTAGAAACTGAAGACGATGCGGAAAATGAATCGAAACACAAGGTATCCAACGATCAAGTTGACAAAACTGCCGAGAGCGCAGACTCAGCGTCTCGcaaaaaacgtaaaaagagaaaagtttGA